Proteins encoded together in one Streptomyces sp. NA04227 window:
- the rplS gene encoding 50S ribosomal protein L19 produces the protein MSHLLDTVDAASLRSDIPAFRPGDTVNVHVRVIEGNRSRVQQFKGVVIRRQGAGVRETFTVRKVSFSVGVERTFPVHTPIVEKIELVTRGDVRRAKLYYLRDLRGKAAKIKEKREN, from the coding sequence ATGTCCCACCTGCTCGACACCGTCGACGCCGCGTCGCTGCGCAGCGACATCCCGGCCTTCCGCCCGGGTGACACCGTCAACGTCCACGTGCGCGTCATCGAGGGCAACCGCTCCCGTGTGCAGCAGTTCAAGGGCGTAGTCATCCGCCGCCAGGGCGCCGGTGTCCGCGAGACCTTCACGGTCCGCAAGGTCTCCTTCTCCGTCGGCGTCGAGCGCACCTTCCCGGTGCACACCCCGATCGTCGAGAAGATCGAGCTCGTCACCCGCGGTGACGTGCGTCGCGCCAAGCTCTACTACCTGCGCGACCTGCGCGGCAAGGCCGCGAAGATCAAGGAGAAGCGCGAGAACTGA
- the lepB gene encoding signal peptidase I, with product MDTEAQHTERDRSCEPTAPGGCEDLSPQPPRAGQDAERSCSASVSGDGPSDGDADDHADGDATAEDGNPALEQGADKDEQEASVPAGLLARLPGGRLTLAFLLGLVLLAAASLFVVQPFQIPSDSMEPAYRDGDRVLVNKLAYRFGADPERGDVVVFDGSGYFGNGDYIKRVVGVSGDRVTCCDGRGRIAVNGRAVDEPYLYPGDRPSKVPFDVVVPEDSLFVLGDHRSASRDSRDHLGSPGGGMIPVDQVVGRVDWTVWPPSRWTSHDRPDALTRVPAPGGAHG from the coding sequence ATGGACACCGAAGCACAGCACACGGAGCGCGACCGCTCGTGCGAACCCACCGCCCCCGGCGGCTGCGAGGACCTCTCCCCGCAGCCCCCGAGGGCCGGACAGGACGCCGAACGGTCGTGCTCCGCTTCGGTTTCCGGTGACGGCCCCTCGGATGGCGACGCAGATGACCACGCGGACGGTGACGCCACGGCCGAGGACGGGAACCCGGCCCTCGAGCAGGGCGCGGACAAGGACGAGCAAGAGGCCTCCGTGCCCGCGGGCCTGCTCGCCCGGCTGCCCGGCGGACGGCTGACCCTGGCCTTCCTGCTCGGCCTGGTGCTCCTGGCCGCCGCGTCCCTGTTCGTCGTACAGCCCTTCCAGATCCCGAGCGATTCAATGGAACCGGCCTACCGCGACGGTGATCGCGTACTCGTCAACAAGTTGGCGTACCGTTTCGGGGCGGACCCCGAACGCGGAGACGTCGTCGTCTTTGACGGCTCCGGCTACTTCGGGAACGGCGACTACATCAAACGCGTTGTCGGCGTGAGCGGCGATCGTGTGACCTGCTGCGACGGACGGGGGAGGATCGCGGTGAACGGCCGAGCGGTGGACGAGCCCTATCTGTACCCGGGCGACAGGCCCTCCAAGGTGCCCTTCGACGTCGTCGTGCCCGAGGACAGCCTGTTCGTCCTCGGCGACCACCGCAGCGCCTCCCGCGACAGCCGCGACCACCTCGGCTCACCCGGCGGCGGCATGATCCCCGTCGACCAGGTCGTCGGCCGCGTCGACTGGACGGTGTGGCCGCCGTCCCGCTGGACCTCCCACGACCGGCCCGATGCCCTCACCCGGGTACCGGCACCGGGCGGTGCCCATGGGTAA
- the lepB gene encoding signal peptidase I, whose translation MPSPGYRHRAVPMGKRGIPRGGGHRKGSPPPSAPDSGGRAERRRLARKVKRRRRRNTIREIPLLIGVALLIALLLKTFLVQAFVIPSGSMEQTIKVGDRVLVDKLTPWFGSKPERGDVVVFKDPGSWLDSERRNKKKKDDPVVIKQVKWALTNVGLLPSDDERDLIKRVVGVGGDTVKCCDKQGRVTVNGTPLKEPYLHPGNKPSEFSFEVKVPKGRLFVLGDHRANSADSRYHRSEKFGGTVSEDEVVGRAMVIAWPFGHWRSLEERATYAHVPDADTVASGAPAPSHRLGSAERNGLIPLPIPAELPLVMGVVGLRLTWNRQRNGLRSGCGGFGGRRTIRTRGPRRAAREPAGSAPDAPTERAGQGKR comes from the coding sequence ATGCCCTCACCCGGGTACCGGCACCGGGCGGTGCCCATGGGTAAGCGCGGCATACCGCGCGGCGGCGGACACCGCAAGGGAAGCCCGCCGCCGAGCGCTCCGGACAGCGGCGGCCGGGCCGAACGGCGCCGCCTCGCCCGTAAGGTCAAACGCCGCCGCAGGCGCAATACGATCCGTGAGATCCCGCTGCTCATCGGCGTGGCCCTGTTGATCGCCCTGCTCCTGAAGACCTTTCTGGTGCAGGCGTTCGTGATCCCCTCCGGCTCCATGGAACAGACCATCAAGGTCGGCGACCGGGTACTGGTCGACAAACTGACACCGTGGTTCGGCTCCAAGCCCGAACGCGGCGACGTCGTCGTCTTCAAGGACCCCGGCAGCTGGCTCGACAGCGAGCGCCGCAACAAGAAGAAGAAGGACGACCCCGTCGTCATCAAGCAGGTCAAGTGGGCGCTGACCAACGTCGGCCTGCTCCCCTCCGACGACGAACGCGACCTCATCAAACGGGTCGTCGGCGTCGGCGGCGACACCGTGAAGTGCTGCGACAAACAGGGCCGCGTCACCGTCAACGGCACCCCCCTCAAAGAGCCGTACCTGCACCCCGGGAACAAACCCTCCGAGTTCTCCTTCGAGGTCAAGGTCCCCAAGGGCCGCCTCTTCGTGCTCGGCGACCACCGCGCCAACTCCGCCGACTCGCGCTACCACCGCTCCGAGAAGTTCGGCGGCACCGTCTCCGAGGACGAGGTCGTCGGCCGCGCCATGGTGATCGCCTGGCCCTTCGGGCACTGGCGCAGCCTGGAGGAGCGGGCGACCTACGCGCATGTGCCGGACGCGGACACCGTCGCGTCGGGAGCCCCCGCCCCGTCGCATAGGCTGGGATCAGCGGAACGAAACGGATTGATCCCGCTCCCGATCCCTGCGGAACTCCCGCTCGTTATGGGAGTGGTGGGCCTTCGTCTCACCTGGAACAGACAGCGCAACGGACTGAGGAGTGGATGTGGGGGATTTGGCGGTCGGCGCACGATCCGGACACGAGGGCCCCGAAGAGCGGCCCGAGAACCGGCAGGATCCGCCCCTGACGCCCCCACCGAGCGAGCAGGGCAGGGGAAGCGCTGA
- the lepB gene encoding signal peptidase I: MGDLAVGARSGHEGPEERPENRQDPPLTPPPSEQGRGSAESAHDVPGASVPGPAAEFAAGNPGEPAPEPADDGEGDGRAARRRRRQTRSFWKELPLLIVIALVLALVIKTFLVQAFSIPSDSMQNTLQQGDRVLVDKLTPWFGSEPERGEVIVFHDPDNWLAGEPTTTPNALQTVLSKIGLMPSADEKDLIKRVIGVAGDTVECKGTGPLKVNGKPLDEPYIYPGNTPCTVDELGGQFKVIVPNGKVWVMGDHRQNSLDSRYHQKDKYRGMVPVDQVVGRAVVIAWPPTRWDTLPVPDAFDKPGLSSAMATAPGAVGLAGAIPLVLWRRRRLLARDSRVSATSTAG, translated from the coding sequence GTGGGGGATTTGGCGGTCGGCGCACGATCCGGACACGAGGGCCCCGAAGAGCGGCCCGAGAACCGGCAGGATCCGCCCCTGACGCCCCCACCGAGCGAGCAGGGCAGGGGAAGCGCTGAATCCGCTCACGACGTCCCCGGCGCCTCGGTGCCCGGCCCCGCCGCGGAGTTCGCGGCGGGAAACCCCGGCGAGCCCGCCCCGGAGCCGGCCGACGACGGCGAAGGCGACGGCCGGGCCGCGCGCCGCAGGAGGAGGCAGACCCGCTCCTTCTGGAAGGAGCTCCCGCTCCTCATCGTCATCGCGCTGGTGCTCGCCCTGGTGATCAAGACCTTCCTGGTGCAGGCCTTCTCCATCCCCTCCGACTCGATGCAGAACACCCTCCAGCAGGGCGACCGGGTACTCGTCGACAAGCTGACCCCCTGGTTCGGCTCCGAACCCGAGCGCGGCGAGGTCATCGTCTTCCACGACCCCGACAACTGGCTGGCCGGGGAACCCACCACCACCCCCAACGCCCTGCAGACCGTCCTCAGCAAGATCGGCCTGATGCCGTCGGCGGACGAGAAGGACCTGATCAAGCGGGTCATCGGAGTCGCCGGGGACACCGTCGAATGCAAGGGCACCGGACCGCTGAAGGTCAACGGCAAGCCCCTCGACGAGCCGTACATCTACCCCGGGAACACCCCCTGCACCGTCGACGAGCTCGGCGGACAGTTCAAGGTCATCGTGCCCAACGGCAAGGTCTGGGTGATGGGCGACCACCGCCAGAACTCCCTCGACTCCCGCTACCACCAGAAGGACAAGTACCGCGGCATGGTGCCCGTCGACCAGGTCGTGGGCCGCGCCGTCGTCATCGCCTGGCCGCCCACCCGGTGGGACACCCTCCCCGTGCCGGACGCCTTCGACAAGCCCGGCCTCAGCAGCGCGATGGCCACCGCCCCCGGCGCGGTCGGCCTCGCCGGTGCGATCCCGCTGGTGCTGTGGCGCAGGCGACGACTCCTCGCACGTGACAGCAGGGTTTCTGCTACGAGTACCGCCGGGTAG
- the lepB gene encoding signal peptidase I produces MTSAARTPQGRGRLGSKLSGIAVALGCVLFLGGFVWGALLYQPYTVPTDSMSPTISAGDRVLAERIDGSEVRRGDVVVFKDKNWGDLPMVKRVVAVGGDRVACCTDGKLTVNGKQIDETYLKPGEPAATSGIPTVTVPEGRLFLLGDERSGSLDSSAHLKDVGHGTVERANVDARVDAVAWPLDGMLPSPDGFADLPGGTSQPGPLRLLVGAVVLGAVLVLGGAAYGPIAGRLGRRRAGTERELAGVG; encoded by the coding sequence ATGACCAGCGCAGCACGAACCCCTCAGGGCCGCGGGCGGCTCGGCAGCAAGCTGTCCGGAATCGCCGTGGCCCTGGGCTGCGTCCTGTTCCTCGGCGGCTTCGTCTGGGGCGCGCTCCTGTACCAGCCGTACACCGTTCCCACCGACTCCATGTCGCCCACCATCAGTGCCGGTGACCGGGTCCTGGCCGAACGCATCGACGGCTCCGAGGTACGCCGCGGCGACGTCGTCGTCTTCAAGGACAAGAACTGGGGCGACCTGCCCATGGTCAAGAGGGTCGTCGCGGTCGGCGGGGACCGGGTCGCCTGCTGCACCGACGGCAAGCTGACGGTCAACGGCAAACAGATCGACGAGACCTACCTGAAACCCGGAGAGCCCGCCGCGACCAGCGGGATCCCGACCGTGACGGTGCCCGAGGGCCGCCTCTTCCTCCTCGGCGACGAACGCAGCGGCTCCCTGGACTCCAGCGCGCACCTCAAGGACGTCGGCCACGGCACGGTCGAACGGGCCAACGTCGACGCCCGCGTGGACGCCGTCGCCTGGCCCCTGGACGGCATGCTGCCCAGCCCCGACGGCTTCGCCGACCTCCCCGGCGGCACCTCGCAGCCCGGACCGCTGCGGCTCCTGGTCGGCGCGGTCGTCCTCGGCGCGGTGCTCGTCCTCGGCGGCGCGGCCTACGGCCCGATCGCGGGACGGCTCGGACGGCGGCGGGCAGGAACGGAGAGGGAACTCGCCGGTGTCGGCTGA
- a CDS encoding NUDIX hydrolase: MRQVSRVILLDAQQRILLLHGHEIDDPTDDWWFTPGGGLENGETREQAALRELAEETGITDVRLGPVLWRRICSFPFAGRRWDQEEWYYLAHTTQTAVTAHALTDLEQRSMSGARWWTCEELTQAHETVYPTRLAGLLRRLLDHGPPASPEVLDTEIV; this comes from the coding sequence CTGCGCCAGGTCTCCCGAGTGATCCTCCTCGACGCACAACAGCGCATCCTGCTCCTGCACGGCCACGAGATCGACGATCCGACCGACGACTGGTGGTTCACCCCCGGCGGCGGGCTGGAGAACGGGGAAACCCGCGAACAGGCCGCACTGCGCGAGCTCGCCGAGGAGACCGGGATCACAGACGTCCGCCTGGGGCCCGTCCTGTGGCGCAGGATCTGCTCCTTCCCCTTCGCCGGACGGCGCTGGGACCAGGAGGAGTGGTACTACCTCGCCCACACCACCCAGACCGCCGTCACCGCCCACGCCCTCACCGACCTGGAACAACGCAGCATGTCCGGTGCCCGCTGGTGGACCTGCGAGGAACTGACACAGGCACATGAGACGGTGTACCCGACCAGACTCGCCGGGCTGCTGCGCAGGCTGCTCGACCACGGCCCTCCGGCCAGTCCCGAGGTCCTCGACACCGAAATCGTCTAG
- a CDS encoding DUF2469 domain-containing protein, giving the protein MSAEDLEKYETEMELKLYREYRDVVGLFKYVIETERRFYLTNDYEMQVHSVQGEVFFEVSMADAWVWDMYRPARFVKQVRVLTFKDVNIEELNKSDLELPGS; this is encoded by the coding sequence ATGAGCGCCGAGGACCTCGAAAAGTACGAGACCGAGATGGAGCTGAAGCTCTACCGGGAGTACCGCGACGTCGTCGGACTGTTCAAATACGTCATCGAGACCGAACGCCGCTTCTACCTCACCAACGACTACGAGATGCAGGTGCACTCGGTCCAGGGCGAGGTCTTCTTCGAGGTCTCCATGGCCGACGCCTGGGTCTGGGACATGTACCGGCCCGCGCGCTTCGTCAAGCAGGTGCGGGTGCTCACGTTCAAGGACGTGAACATCGAGGAGCTCAACAAGAGCGACTTGGAGTTGCCGGGCAGCTGA
- a CDS encoding YraN family protein yields MRQTPAPPGSPTRRALGAYGEDLAARLLTDAGMTIVRRNWRAGRMGEIDIVATDGDTLVVCEVKTRRDQGFQHPMAAVTPAKAQRLRLLAEQWLHQNGGPPPGGVRIDLVGITVPRRGAPLVEHASGVA; encoded by the coding sequence GTGCGCCAGACCCCCGCGCCCCCGGGCAGCCCGACCCGTCGAGCCCTCGGCGCCTACGGCGAGGACCTCGCCGCCCGGCTGCTCACCGACGCCGGAATGACCATCGTCCGGCGCAACTGGCGCGCCGGGCGCATGGGCGAGATCGACATCGTCGCCACCGACGGCGACACCCTCGTCGTCTGCGAAGTGAAAACCCGCCGCGACCAGGGCTTCCAGCACCCCATGGCCGCCGTCACCCCGGCCAAGGCACAGCGACTGCGGCTGCTCGCCGAACAATGGCTGCACCAGAACGGCGGCCCGCCACCGGGCGGCGTCCGTATCGACCTCGTCGGCATCACCGTCCCCCGCCGAGGCGCACCTCTCGTCGAACACGCGAGCGGAGTGGCCTGA
- a CDS encoding YifB family Mg chelatase-like AAA ATPase, protein MGFARACSVALVGVEGVVIEVQADLEPGVAAFTLVGLPDKSLSESRDRVRAAVVNSGAEWPQKKLTVGLSPASVPKSGSGFDLAVACAVLAAAERLDPKALTDIVMIGELGLDGHVRPVRGILPSVLAAAEAGCRQVVVPESAAAEAALVPGVSGLGVRSLRQLIAVLNDEPVPDEDPAPYSLSTTGPLGAPGLATLGTGLGGPGNRAAKDLADVVGQHTARLAMEVAAAGGHHVLWTGPPGAGKTMLAERMPAIMPPLTRVESLEVTAVHSIAGILPPGKPLVDTPPYCAPHHSATMQSLVGGGHGVARPGAVSLAHRGLLFLDEAPEFSGHALDSLRQPLESGHVVIARSAGVVRLPAKFLMMLAANPCPCGRRGSGPGAGCECPTAAVRRYQARLSGPLLDRVDLRVEVRPVTRAELAGTGIPGESTATVAARVLAARERAAARLAHTPWRTNSDVPGHEMRTQWPPAPGAMHKAEAGLETGRLTARGLDRVLRVAWTVADLTGHDRPDEQDVALALQLRTGIPQGVPLTLGARP, encoded by the coding sequence ATGGGATTCGCCCGTGCTTGTTCCGTTGCCCTAGTCGGCGTCGAAGGGGTCGTCATCGAGGTCCAGGCCGACCTCGAACCGGGCGTTGCCGCCTTCACCCTCGTCGGACTGCCCGACAAGAGCCTCAGCGAAAGCCGCGACCGCGTACGCGCCGCAGTCGTCAACTCCGGTGCCGAATGGCCCCAGAAGAAGCTCACCGTCGGCCTCAGCCCCGCCTCCGTCCCCAAGAGCGGCAGCGGCTTCGACCTTGCCGTCGCCTGCGCGGTGCTCGCCGCCGCGGAACGCCTTGACCCCAAGGCCCTCACCGACATCGTCATGATCGGCGAACTCGGACTCGACGGGCACGTCCGGCCCGTACGGGGCATCCTGCCCTCCGTACTGGCCGCCGCAGAGGCAGGCTGCCGACAGGTCGTCGTCCCCGAGAGCGCCGCCGCCGAAGCCGCCCTCGTCCCGGGCGTCTCCGGCCTCGGCGTCCGCAGTCTGCGCCAGCTCATCGCCGTACTCAACGACGAACCCGTACCCGACGAAGACCCCGCCCCCTACTCCCTCTCCACGACCGGCCCCCTCGGCGCACCCGGCCTCGCCACCCTCGGCACCGGGCTCGGCGGACCCGGCAACCGCGCCGCCAAAGACCTCGCCGACGTGGTCGGACAGCACACGGCACGCCTCGCCATGGAAGTCGCCGCGGCAGGCGGCCACCACGTCCTGTGGACAGGACCGCCCGGTGCCGGCAAGACCATGCTCGCCGAACGCATGCCCGCGATCATGCCGCCCCTGACCCGCGTGGAATCCCTCGAAGTCACCGCCGTGCACTCCATCGCCGGGATCCTGCCGCCCGGCAAACCCCTCGTCGACACCCCGCCGTACTGCGCCCCGCACCACTCGGCGACCATGCAGTCCCTCGTCGGCGGCGGACACGGCGTGGCCAGACCCGGAGCCGTCTCCCTCGCCCACCGAGGCCTCCTCTTCCTGGACGAAGCCCCCGAGTTCAGCGGACACGCCCTCGACTCCCTGCGCCAGCCCCTCGAATCCGGCCACGTCGTCATCGCCCGCAGCGCCGGAGTGGTACGGCTGCCCGCCAAGTTCCTCATGATGCTCGCCGCCAACCCCTGCCCCTGCGGACGCAGAGGCAGCGGCCCCGGCGCCGGGTGCGAATGCCCCACCGCGGCCGTACGCCGCTACCAGGCGCGCCTGTCCGGACCGCTCCTCGACCGAGTGGACCTGCGCGTAGAAGTCCGGCCGGTCACCCGGGCCGAACTCGCGGGCACGGGCATTCCCGGCGAATCCACCGCGACCGTGGCGGCCAGGGTCCTCGCCGCCCGCGAACGCGCGGCGGCCCGCCTCGCCCACACCCCGTGGCGCACCAACAGCGACGTGCCGGGACACGAAATGCGCACCCAGTGGCCACCTGCCCCGGGAGCCATGCACAAGGCGGAGGCCGGTCTCGAAACCGGACGGCTCACCGCCCGAGGACTCGACCGAGTCCTGCGCGTCGCCTGGACCGTCGCCGACCTCACCGGACACGACCGCCCCGACGAACAGGACGTCGCCCTCGCCCTGCAACTGCGCACCGGCATCCCCCAAGGCGTCCCCCTGACCCTCGGGGCCCGGCCATGA
- the dprA gene encoding DNA-processing protein DprA: MTTAHSEERAARALLTRVVEPGDETGGRWIRHFGAVTVSERLADTDRPLPGVTRARWDGLCNRAAHARTLDDLGTARALGIRLVCPGDSEWPAQLDDLGDTRPVALWVRGLPSLRMWALKSVALVGARACTEYGAHMAAALASGLTERGWVVISGGAYGVDGAAHRGALSADGATVAVLASGVDQAYPRGHTELISRIAGQGLVVSELAPGDHPTPSRFILRNRVIAALTRGTVVVEAAHRSGALATARSATRLGRMTMGVPGPATSALSAGVHQLLRGEAALVTDAAEIIELVGDIGELAPEHRGPVVPRDLLAPATARALAALPPAGTATTEDLARAAASTPDEVTGRLYELRSLGFVEREGGGWRLTGRGRGAGRVGVGEVAEVAEGEGE, translated from the coding sequence ATGACCACCGCACACAGCGAGGAACGCGCTGCCCGCGCCCTGCTCACCCGCGTCGTCGAACCGGGCGACGAGACCGGCGGCCGCTGGATCCGACACTTCGGCGCGGTCACCGTCTCCGAGCGCCTCGCCGACACCGACCGGCCGCTGCCAGGAGTGACCCGCGCCCGCTGGGACGGCCTGTGCAACCGCGCCGCCCACGCCAGAACACTCGACGACCTCGGCACCGCCCGAGCCCTCGGCATCCGGCTCGTCTGCCCCGGCGACAGCGAGTGGCCCGCCCAGCTCGACGACCTCGGCGACACACGCCCCGTCGCCCTGTGGGTACGCGGCCTGCCCTCCCTGCGCATGTGGGCACTCAAGTCCGTGGCCCTGGTCGGAGCGCGGGCCTGCACCGAATACGGCGCCCACATGGCGGCCGCCCTCGCCTCGGGCCTCACCGAACGAGGATGGGTCGTGATCTCCGGCGGGGCCTACGGGGTGGACGGCGCCGCACACAGGGGAGCCCTGAGCGCCGACGGCGCGACCGTCGCCGTCCTGGCCAGCGGCGTCGACCAAGCCTACCCGCGAGGCCACACCGAACTCATCAGCCGCATCGCGGGACAGGGACTTGTCGTCAGCGAACTCGCGCCCGGCGACCACCCCACACCGAGCCGCTTCATCCTGCGCAACCGCGTCATCGCGGCACTCACCCGCGGCACCGTCGTGGTGGAGGCCGCCCACCGCAGCGGAGCCCTGGCGACCGCACGCAGCGCGACGAGACTCGGCCGTATGACGATGGGAGTACCGGGACCGGCCACCAGCGCCCTCTCCGCAGGAGTGCACCAGCTCCTGCGCGGCGAGGCCGCCCTGGTCACCGACGCTGCGGAGATCATCGAACTCGTCGGCGACATCGGCGAACTGGCCCCCGAACACCGCGGCCCCGTCGTCCCACGCGACCTCCTCGCCCCGGCCACCGCCCGCGCCCTCGCCGCACTCCCACCGGCGGGCACGGCCACCACCGAGGACCTCGCACGCGCGGCGGCCTCCACCCCCGACGAAGTCACGGGTCGGCTCTACGAACTGCGGTCACTGGGTTTCGTCGAACGGGAGGGCGGGGGCTGGCGATTGACGGGGCGTGGGCGGGGTGCGGGGCGGGTTGGAGTGGGTGAGGTGGCTGAGGTGGCTGAGGGAGAGGGGGAGTAG
- the whiG gene encoding RNA polymerase sigma factor WhiG, which produces MPQHTSGSDRAATPPAARSGVQAPAPSTLDELWRSYKSTGDGRLREQLILHYSPLVKYVAGRVSVGLPPNVEQADFVSSGVFGLIDAIEKFDLERSIKFETYAITRIRGAMIDELRALDWIPRSVRQKARNVERAYATLEASLRRTPSDTEVAAEMGVSLDELHAVFSQLSLANVVALEELLHVGTEGGSRLSLMDTLEDTAADNPVEVAEDRELRRLLARAINTLPDREKTVVTLYYYEGLTLAEIGHVLGVTESRVSQIHSKSVLQLRAKLASFGR; this is translated from the coding sequence ATGCCCCAGCACACTTCCGGTTCTGACCGGGCAGCAACTCCACCTGCTGCCCGTTCCGGCGTGCAAGCTCCCGCCCCCTCGACCCTCGACGAGCTGTGGCGGTCGTACAAGTCCACCGGCGACGGCCGACTGCGTGAGCAGCTGATCCTCCACTACTCGCCCCTCGTCAAATACGTCGCCGGCCGTGTCAGCGTCGGCCTGCCGCCCAACGTCGAACAAGCCGACTTCGTCTCCTCCGGAGTCTTCGGACTCATCGACGCCATCGAGAAGTTCGACCTGGAACGGTCCATCAAGTTCGAGACGTACGCGATCACCCGTATCCGTGGCGCGATGATCGACGAACTGCGTGCGCTCGACTGGATCCCCCGCTCGGTGCGCCAGAAGGCACGCAACGTCGAACGCGCTTACGCCACACTCGAAGCCAGCCTGCGCCGTACGCCCTCCGACACCGAGGTCGCCGCCGAAATGGGGGTGAGCCTCGACGAACTGCACGCGGTGTTCAGCCAGCTCTCGCTCGCCAATGTCGTCGCCCTGGAGGAACTGCTCCACGTCGGCACCGAGGGCGGCAGTCGGCTCAGCCTCATGGACACGCTCGAGGACACCGCGGCCGACAACCCCGTCGAAGTCGCCGAGGACCGCGAACTGCGCCGCCTCCTCGCCCGGGCCATCAACACCCTGCCCGACCGCGAGAAAACCGTGGTCACGCTCTACTACTACGAAGGCCTCACGCTCGCCGAGATCGGCCACGTGCTGGGCGTCACCGAGAGCAGGGTCAGCCAGATCCACAGCAAGTCGGTACTGCAACTGCGAGCCAAGCTGGCCAGCTTCGGACGCTGA
- a CDS encoding TetR/AcrR family transcriptional regulator — protein sequence MAEHRTMQRDALLDAARTLLSEGGTEALTFPALAERTGLARSSVYEYFRSRAAVVEELCAVDFPVWAAEVESTMRQAADPEAKVEAYVRKQLALVGDRRHRAVVAISASELDAGAREKIRAAHGGLIAIIVEALGAMGHAEPRLAAMLLQGIVDAAVRRIELGAAEDPEVITEAAVGMALRGVGG from the coding sequence GTGGCCGAGCACCGGACGATGCAGCGCGACGCCCTGCTGGACGCCGCCCGGACTCTCCTGTCCGAAGGCGGCACCGAGGCGCTGACCTTCCCCGCCCTCGCGGAGCGCACCGGGCTGGCCCGGTCGTCCGTGTACGAGTACTTCCGGTCCCGCGCCGCGGTGGTGGAAGAGCTGTGTGCCGTCGACTTTCCTGTCTGGGCGGCGGAGGTCGAGAGCACGATGAGGCAGGCGGCCGACCCGGAAGCCAAGGTCGAGGCCTACGTACGCAAGCAGTTGGCGCTCGTCGGCGACCGGCGGCACCGTGCCGTGGTCGCCATTTCCGCGAGCGAGCTCGACGCGGGAGCGAGGGAGAAGATCCGCGCCGCCCACGGCGGGCTGATCGCGATCATCGTCGAGGCCCTCGGTGCGATGGGGCACGCCGAGCCCCGACTCGCGGCGATGCTGCTCCAGGGAATCGTCGACGCGGCGGTACGCCGTATCGAGCTCGGCGCGGCGGAGGACCCCGAGGTGATCACCGAAGCAGCGGTGGGCATGGCGCTTCGAGGGGTCGGGGGCTGA
- a CDS encoding M23 family metallopeptidase, which yields MARVWPVGVRPAVLRGWDPPATPYGRGHRGVDLAGAAGTPVRAVAEGTVTFAGVVAGRGVVAVDLAHTGAPALRTTYEPVTAKVHKGDRVAAGQRLGVLQRPGSHCGGTSCLHWGLRRGTRYLDPLSIMPPWLLCKGPSRLLPVWGVAVEG from the coding sequence GTGGCACGAGTGTGGCCGGTCGGCGTGCGGCCCGCGGTCCTGCGCGGCTGGGATCCGCCCGCGACACCGTACGGCCGCGGCCATCGCGGCGTGGACCTGGCCGGTGCCGCCGGGACCCCGGTACGTGCTGTCGCGGAGGGCACCGTGACCTTCGCGGGAGTGGTGGCGGGACGCGGCGTCGTGGCGGTCGACCTGGCGCACACGGGCGCCCCAGCCTTGCGGACGACCTACGAGCCAGTGACGGCGAAGGTCCATAAGGGGGACCGTGTGGCCGCCGGGCAACGGCTCGGTGTCCTGCAACGGCCGGGTTCACACTGCGGCGGCACGAGTTGCCTGCACTGGGGGCTACGCCGTGGCACGCGGTACCTGGACCCGTTGTCCATCATGCCGCCGTGGCTGCTGTGCAAGGGGCCGTCGCGGTTGTTGCCGGTTTGGGGGGTGGCGGTGGAGGGGTGA